From the Nodularia sp. NIES-3585 genome, one window contains:
- a CDS encoding mechanosensitive ion channel family protein: MNILIILSEVIFLIIIFLLFNWLIGTILKQVNKVSLLQARTANINFVRRSISRVLIVICVLMCLALVGVNGMVIYRGGNIQEFQLNLIRNLPTQFWHNIFTASWKSVSLLLLVKFSIPPLKRAIDFVCDYAKKADQIKANDESIEAFFKTLKRIIIHSLWISSVIICAEFLYIPKVVSKYISIALKIYIIVSIGSLIVKAVATIVDTLDALSLKYSNSNDILRLYERLRHLNPLLKKCLEYVLYIGIVNLVVPEIEPIAWISTYTPIIVQIIGVYFITNLLIEVVYFVLDEFYLKTTSLSDSQQQKRLTLIPLIRSFAKYFIYFTAAVTILKLIGIDPAPILAGAGIVGIAVGLGAQNLINDIVCGFLILFENYYLVGDYVEVGKAEERKIEGIVEAIELRTTHVRHPDGQLQIVRNGDIGSIINFSKQYIYARVEISVSYHSNLDHVYRVVEKVGQQLKEDEQDVLEPTRVAGLENFGENNLLLLTLTKVKPGKHLHIQRVLRKILKDTFSEEEIEICGSSKN, encoded by the coding sequence ATGAACATACTAATTATCCTGAGTGAAGTTATATTTTTAATAATCATTTTTTTGCTGTTTAACTGGCTAATTGGCACAATTTTGAAGCAAGTCAATAAAGTTTCTTTGCTTCAAGCAAGAACTGCCAATATTAATTTTGTGCGCCGCAGTATCAGCAGAGTTTTAATTGTAATTTGTGTGCTTATGTGTCTGGCGCTGGTTGGTGTGAATGGGATGGTGATTTATCGAGGTGGAAACATTCAGGAATTTCAACTTAATCTGATTCGCAATCTTCCTACCCAATTTTGGCACAATATTTTTACGGCAAGCTGGAAAAGTGTGAGTTTACTACTGCTAGTTAAATTTAGCATACCACCCTTAAAGCGGGCTATAGATTTTGTCTGTGATTACGCAAAGAAAGCCGACCAAATAAAAGCTAATGACGAAAGTATTGAAGCTTTTTTTAAAACATTAAAAAGAATTATTATTCATAGTCTCTGGATATCTTCTGTTATCATCTGTGCGGAATTTCTCTACATCCCAAAAGTCGTTTCCAAATATATTTCCATTGCTTTAAAAATATACATTATAGTCTCAATTGGTTCACTCATTGTTAAAGCTGTTGCTACTATTGTTGATACTCTTGATGCCCTGAGTCTCAAATACTCAAATTCTAACGATATACTACGTTTATACGAGCGTTTACGCCACTTAAACCCCCTTTTAAAAAAATGTTTGGAATACGTTCTCTACATTGGCATAGTCAATCTTGTTGTTCCAGAAATAGAACCTATCGCTTGGATAAGTACTTATACCCCTATCATTGTACAGATTATTGGGGTTTATTTTATTACCAATCTTTTGATTGAAGTCGTTTACTTTGTGCTGGATGAGTTCTACTTAAAAACCACAAGTTTAAGTGACTCACAGCAACAGAAAAGGCTGACGCTGATTCCCTTAATACGGAGTTTCGCAAAATATTTCATTTACTTTACAGCCGCAGTGACTATACTCAAGCTGATTGGCATTGATCCTGCGCCTATCTTGGCAGGTGCAGGAATTGTGGGTATAGCAGTTGGCCTTGGCGCGCAAAACCTGATCAATGATATCGTTTGTGGATTTTTGATTTTGTTTGAAAACTATTACTTGGTAGGTGATTATGTTGAGGTTGGGAAAGCAGAAGAAAGAAAGATTGAGGGGATTGTAGAGGCGATTGAACTACGAACCACTCACGTCCGCCATCCCGATGGTCAATTGCAGATTGTTCGTAATGGGGATATCGGATCAATTATAAATTTCTCCAAGCAGTATATATATGCCAGGGTAGAAATTAGCGTTTCATATCACTCCAATTTAGATCATGTGTATAGAGTAGTTGAGAAGGTAGGACAGCAGTTAAAAGAAGATGAACAGGATGTGCTAGAACCTACGCGCGTAGCTGGACTAGAAAATTTTGGTGAGAATAATCTATTGCTGCTGACGCTAACAAAAGTCAAGCCGGGAAAACACCTTCATATTCAGCGTGTTCTCCGCAAGATATTAAAGGACACTTTTAGCGAAGAAGAAATTGAAATTTGCGGTTCTTCCAAGAATTGA
- a CDS encoding DUF29 domain-containing protein: MTAPQPKVSTNSQLYDQDFYLWLETTAQQLKAGKFAEVDLANLIEEIECMGRSEKRALESNLVILLMHLLKYKYQPGKRTNSWLSTIFEHRRRLNKNLQDSPSLKNYFAETFAECYQDARQQAAIETGLSFDTFPVESPFTTDESLNKDFLPE, from the coding sequence ATGACAGCACCTCAACCAAAAGTCTCCACTAATTCCCAACTTTACGACCAAGATTTTTATCTCTGGCTAGAAACCACAGCACAACAACTCAAAGCAGGTAAATTTGCTGAAGTTGATTTAGCCAACCTCATTGAAGAAATTGAATGTATGGGGAGAAGTGAAAAAAGAGCATTAGAAAGTAATTTAGTTATTTTATTAATGCACTTGCTGAAATATAAATATCAACCAGGCAAACGCACCAATAGTTGGCTTTCGACTATATTTGAGCATCGGCGGAGATTAAATAAAAACTTGCAAGATAGTCCAAGTTTAAAAAACTACTTTGCCGAAACCTTTGCAGAATGTTATCAAGATGCACGTCAACAAGCAGCCATAGAAACTGGATTATCATTTGATACCTTTCCTGTAGAATCTCCCTTCACCACCGATGAATCTTTGAATAAGGACTTTTTACCCGAATAA
- a CDS encoding type II toxin-antitoxin system HicB family antitoxin has product MVNYDHYTYRVTWSREDQEFVGLCAEFPSLSYLHENRSTALEGITNLVKDVVADMEANDERIPEPIAEKNYSGKFQVRIPPELHRRLAIEAAEENVSLNRYVSLKLAYY; this is encoded by the coding sequence ATGGTTAACTACGACCACTACACCTATAGAGTTACTTGGTCAAGGGAGGATCAAGAATTTGTAGGACTGTGTGCTGAATTTCCAAGTTTATCTTATCTCCATGAAAATCGTTCTACTGCACTCGAAGGTATTACAAACTTGGTAAAAGATGTAGTAGCTGATATGGAAGCGAATGATGAGAGGATACCAGAACCTATTGCCGAAAAAAACTACAGTGGTAAATTTCAAGTTCGTATTCCTCCAGAGCTTCATCGTAGACTAGCCATAGAAGCAGCAGAGGAAAATGTGAGCTTAAATCGCTATGTAAGCCTTAAACTTGCATATTATTAG
- the guaA gene encoding glutamine-hydrolyzing GMP synthase translates to MNTAVTLQTEQAPQMENLGRLDRQIIVILDFGSQYSELIARRIRETQVYSEVLSYRTTPEHLRKLNPKGIILSGGPSSVYDDHAPHCDPEIWNLGIPILGVCYGMQLMVKQLDGDVAKADRGEYGKASLYIDDPTDLLTNVEEGTTMWMSHGDSVTKMPPGFELLAHTDNTPCAAIADHEKKLYGVQFHPEVVHSLGGLPLIRNFVYHICDCEPTWTTEAFVEEAIREIRARVGDKRVLLALSGGVDSSTLAFLLYKAIGEQLTCVFIDQGFMRKLEPERLLKLFKEQFHIPVEYVMARDRFLSMIEGVTDPEEKRRRIGHEFIQVFEETSKRLGHFDYLAQGTLYPDVIESADTNVDPQTGERVAVKIKSHHNVGGLPKDLRFKLVEPLRKLFKDEVRKVGRSIGLPEEIVQRQPFPGPGLAIRILGEVTAERLNILRDADLIVRQEINKRGLYHDVWQAFAVLLPIRSVGVMGDKRTYAYPIVLRIVTSEDGMTADWARIPYDILEDISNRIVNEVKGVNRVVYDITSKPPGTIEWE, encoded by the coding sequence ACAGCGGTGACTCTACAAACCGAACAAGCGCCTCAAATGGAAAATTTGGGGCGGCTAGATCGTCAGATTATTGTAATTCTAGACTTCGGCTCGCAATATTCCGAACTGATTGCTCGTCGTATCCGAGAAACTCAAGTATACTCCGAAGTTCTCTCTTATCGCACGACACCTGAACATTTACGAAAACTAAATCCCAAGGGCATCATTCTTTCCGGTGGTCCGAGTTCAGTTTATGATGATCACGCTCCCCATTGTGATCCAGAAATCTGGAATTTAGGCATTCCCATCCTGGGTGTTTGCTATGGAATGCAGTTGATGGTGAAGCAACTTGATGGGGACGTAGCCAAAGCTGATCGAGGTGAGTATGGCAAAGCATCATTATATATAGATGACCCCACCGATTTATTAACTAACGTCGAAGAAGGGACTACCATGTGGATGAGTCACGGAGATTCAGTCACAAAAATGCCACCAGGGTTTGAATTGTTAGCCCATACAGATAATACACCCTGTGCGGCGATCGCTGACCACGAAAAGAAACTATATGGTGTCCAGTTCCATCCCGAAGTAGTACATTCACTCGGTGGCTTACCATTAATTCGCAACTTTGTTTATCATATCTGCGATTGTGAACCCACCTGGACAACAGAGGCATTTGTTGAAGAAGCAATTCGGGAAATTCGCGCCAGAGTTGGTGATAAGCGGGTACTTTTAGCCTTATCTGGGGGAGTTGATTCTTCCACACTGGCGTTTTTGTTGTATAAAGCTATTGGGGAGCAATTGACCTGTGTGTTTATTGACCAAGGCTTTATGCGGAAATTAGAGCCAGAAAGGTTATTGAAACTATTTAAAGAACAGTTTCACATTCCTGTAGAATATGTCATGGCGCGCGATCGCTTCCTCAGCATGATAGAGGGCGTTACAGATCCCGAAGAAAAACGCCGCCGCATCGGACATGAATTTATCCAAGTATTTGAAGAAACATCCAAACGCCTGGGACACTTTGACTATTTAGCCCAAGGTACACTGTATCCCGATGTCATCGAGTCGGCTGATACCAACGTAGACCCCCAAACAGGCGAACGGGTAGCAGTAAAAATTAAGAGTCATCATAACGTTGGTGGTTTGCCGAAAGACTTGCGGTTTAAACTTGTGGAACCATTGCGGAAACTGTTTAAAGATGAAGTCCGTAAAGTGGGGCGTTCCATTGGGTTACCAGAAGAAATTGTCCAACGCCAACCCTTCCCCGGCCCTGGTTTAGCAATTCGCATCTTAGGCGAAGTCACCGCCGAACGATTGAATATTCTCCGTGATGCTGATTTAATTGTGCGCCAAGAAATTAACAAACGTGGTTTATATCACGATGTTTGGCAAGCCTTTGCCGTGTTATTACCTATTCGCAGTGTCGGCGTTATGGGTGATAAACGTACCTATGCTTACCCCATTGTCCTCCGCATAGTCACCAGTGAAGATGGGATGACTGCTGACTGGGCGCGGATACCTTACGATATCTTAGAAGACATTTCTAACCGCATTGTCAATGAGGTGAAAGGTGTTAACCGCGTGGTTTACGATATTACCTCCAAGCCACCTGGAACCATAGAATGGGAATAA